A portion of the Rhodopseudomonas sp. BAL398 genome contains these proteins:
- a CDS encoding NADPH:quinone oxidoreductase family protein, with translation MKALLSREIGGPDSLTVETVDDPRAGPGEVVIDVEACGVNFPDALLIWDKYQIKAARPFSPGSEVCGFISSLGTGVQGFAVGQRVIARCAWGGMAERVRVTADRCLPVPDGLPAEELATLQFTYATTFHALQDRAALRKGETLLVLGAAGGVGTAAVELGKAFGARVIAACSSAEKQAFAASRGADVTVAYPRAMDREGAKAFSNSIKEAAGTQGVDVILDPVGGDYTEAALRSIGRNGRLLVVGFPAGIARIPMNLPLLKYCSIMGVDWRNFNINESARSAENSRTLIKMYQRGEIRPTISTIFPLGDAKTAIRQMADRAVLGKVAIRIASSPKASAPRRRP, from the coding sequence ATGAAGGCACTTTTGAGTCGCGAGATTGGCGGTCCCGACTCGCTGACGGTGGAAACCGTCGACGATCCGCGCGCCGGTCCCGGCGAAGTTGTCATCGACGTCGAGGCTTGCGGCGTGAACTTCCCCGACGCCTTACTGATCTGGGACAAGTACCAGATCAAGGCTGCGCGTCCGTTCTCGCCGGGATCCGAGGTGTGCGGCTTTATCAGTAGTTTGGGCACCGGCGTGCAGGGATTCGCCGTCGGTCAGCGGGTGATCGCTCGCTGCGCCTGGGGTGGCATGGCCGAGCGAGTCCGCGTTACCGCCGATCGCTGCCTTCCGGTTCCCGACGGCCTGCCGGCCGAAGAGCTCGCGACTCTGCAGTTCACCTATGCCACGACATTCCACGCATTGCAGGATCGCGCCGCTCTAAGGAAGGGGGAAACGCTTCTGGTGCTGGGTGCCGCGGGCGGCGTCGGCACCGCGGCCGTCGAATTGGGCAAGGCGTTCGGAGCACGGGTGATCGCGGCCTGCTCCAGCGCCGAGAAGCAGGCATTCGCCGCCTCGCGCGGCGCCGACGTGACGGTGGCCTACCCGCGGGCGATGGACCGCGAGGGAGCAAAGGCATTTTCGAATTCGATCAAGGAAGCGGCCGGAACGCAGGGTGTCGACGTCATTCTCGATCCTGTCGGAGGCGACTACACCGAGGCCGCGCTCCGTTCGATTGGCCGCAATGGGCGGCTCCTGGTCGTCGGATTTCCGGCCGGAATCGCAAGAATCCCGATGAATCTGCCGCTGCTGAAATACTGCTCAATCATGGGCGTCGACTGGCGCAATTTCAACATCAACGAGTCTGCCCGCAGCGCGGAAAATTCTCGGACTCTCATCAAGATGTACCAGCGTGGTGAAATTAGGCCGACGATCTCGACTATCTTCCCGCTGGGCGATGCGAAAACCGCGATCCGGCAGATGGCGGACCGCGCGGTGCTGGGGAAAGTCGCTATCCGCATCGCGTCATCGCCGAAAGCGTCAGCCCCGAGGCGACGCCCATGA
- a CDS encoding FAD binding domain-containing protein yields MKASGFAYLPARSIGDAVAAFRNCEGEARYLAGGQSLLAAMNLRLLAPDLLIDISRIDELRGIELRGDEVRIGALTRHAELLTSPLIAEHVPLLAAAAPWVAHPAIRNKGTLGGSIAFADPASEFPAVALALNATVELDGGDDRRRVAAEDFFRDLYETAAEPGEIVSAVHFPAAGPDDRFAFDELARRRGDYAIVGTAIAATFAGDVVERIRIALLSVGATPFLARGAAAALQGTTLGDDDIARAQAALAGELRPSEDVHVSSETRLHLASVLLKRQLKKLREGGR; encoded by the coding sequence CTGAAGGCAAGCGGCTTCGCATATTTACCCGCGCGATCGATCGGCGACGCGGTGGCGGCGTTTCGCAACTGCGAGGGCGAGGCGCGCTATCTCGCCGGCGGGCAGAGCCTGCTGGCGGCGATGAATCTGCGGCTGCTCGCGCCCGACCTGCTAATCGACATTTCCCGGATCGACGAACTGCGCGGCATCGAACTGCGTGGTGACGAAGTGCGAATCGGCGCGCTGACCCGCCACGCCGAACTGCTGACGTCGCCGCTGATCGCCGAACACGTGCCGCTGCTCGCCGCCGCCGCGCCGTGGGTGGCGCATCCGGCGATCCGCAACAAGGGGACCTTGGGCGGCTCGATCGCCTTCGCCGATCCGGCTTCGGAATTTCCCGCCGTGGCGCTGGCGCTGAATGCGACGGTGGAGCTCGACGGCGGCGACGATCGCCGCCGGGTCGCGGCAGAAGACTTCTTTCGGGACCTGTACGAGACCGCGGCCGAGCCGGGCGAGATCGTCAGCGCCGTGCATTTTCCGGCGGCCGGACCGGATGATCGCTTCGCCTTCGACGAACTGGCGCGCCGGCGCGGCGACTACGCCATCGTCGGCACGGCGATTGCCGCGACTTTCGCTGGCGACGTGGTCGAGCGCATCCGCATCGCGCTGTTGTCGGTCGGCGCCACGCCGTTTCTTGCACGTGGTGCGGCCGCGGCGCTGCAAGGAACGACGCTGGGCGACGACGACATCGCGCGGGCGCAGGCCGCGCTCGCCGGGGAATTGCGGCCGAGCGAGGACGTGCATGTCTCGTCGGAGACCCGACTGCATCTCGCTTCGGTGCTGCTGAAGCGGCAGTTGAAAAAGCTGCGGGAGGGCGGCCGATGA
- a CDS encoding IclR family transcriptional regulator: MSRTLEQGLKLLKVLADLCEREDGARVPLRQIATAADMNKSTVHRLLQSFTKYGFVEAHEGGAYGLGSASLLLARAALGRNAMLAAAIPIMRDIAQQTNETVSLSERRDLFNVTIYEIESTQPIRYANKLGNAAPLHISAGGRVVLAFSDPSVQAAVFDQKLERITAKSIVDPTKLRTKLAEVKKAGFAISSGERVVGTNSISVPILKSDGYAHGAMSILWPSRGNGIDRERIATWPPMLVSAVQNLHGA; encoded by the coding sequence ATGAGCCGCACGCTCGAACAGGGTCTGAAGCTTCTGAAGGTGCTGGCTGATCTCTGCGAGCGCGAAGACGGTGCGCGTGTTCCGTTGAGGCAGATCGCGACCGCCGCTGACATGAACAAGTCGACCGTTCACCGCCTGCTCCAGAGCTTCACCAAATACGGTTTTGTTGAAGCCCACGAGGGAGGGGCTTACGGGCTGGGTTCCGCCTCACTGCTGCTCGCGCGCGCTGCCCTCGGGCGCAACGCGATGCTCGCTGCCGCCATTCCGATTATGCGCGACATCGCGCAGCAGACTAACGAGACCGTCAGCCTGTCGGAGCGGCGGGATCTGTTCAACGTGACGATCTACGAGATCGAAAGCACCCAGCCGATCCGCTACGCCAACAAGCTCGGAAACGCCGCTCCGCTGCACATCAGTGCGGGGGGGCGAGTGGTCCTCGCGTTCAGCGATCCGTCCGTCCAGGCCGCCGTGTTCGATCAGAAGCTAGAACGCATCACCGCAAAAAGTATCGTCGATCCGACCAAGCTCCGTACCAAACTGGCCGAGGTGAAGAAGGCCGGCTTCGCGATCAGTTCCGGCGAGCGCGTCGTCGGCACCAATTCGATATCCGTGCCGATTCTGAAGAGCGACGGCTACGCGCACGGAGCGATGAGCATTTTGTGGCCTTCACGCGGCAATGGGATTGACCGCGAGCGGATCGCGACTTGGCCGCCGATGCTGGTGTCGGCCGTACAAAATCTGCATGGAGCTTAA
- a CDS encoding AMP-binding protein: MSDELRRWAQTFPEKAAWRLADGSEELSFGELDLWSSQTMQWLAACGVITGDVIAMCLPNCAELFAIAWAARRLGAYFTPISIHLKPDEAAYILADSGARVYFATTETAYPFNGRTVLVTPGLSGSPYERARQQFGADVDLPERPLGKDFVYSSGTTGQPKGVKRPLFADPERERRQAYWIQAFSNHDETSVCLTPAPLYHAAPLRFAMRAIQYGGTVIGMRKFHAETALDAIQTWKVTHSLWVPTMFYRMLRLPETRRAAYDLSSMRCAIHSGGPCAADLKQQMIAWWGPIIWEYYAASEGNGATCISSTESLRRPGAVGRAALGKIHIVGPDGSEVAAGQTGEVYFEYGPTFEYHNDPIKTAASRNDRGWTTVGDIGHLDSEGYLFLSDRKAHTIVSGGVNIYPLEIEQLLCRHPAVADAAVFGVPNQEYGEEVVAVIELMPEVRPAADLRTQLDAYCREHLSAVKRPKQIVFESCLPRGDNGKLSKVALRQRFLINPPSLGVSR; encoded by the coding sequence ATGAGCGATGAACTGCGCAGGTGGGCGCAGACGTTTCCCGAGAAGGCGGCGTGGCGGCTCGCAGATGGCAGCGAAGAACTCAGCTTCGGAGAGCTGGATTTGTGGTCGAGCCAGACCATGCAATGGCTGGCTGCGTGCGGGGTGATCACCGGCGATGTGATTGCCATGTGTTTGCCGAATTGCGCGGAATTATTCGCCATCGCCTGGGCGGCGCGCCGGCTCGGCGCCTACTTCACGCCGATCAGCATCCATCTCAAACCCGACGAGGCCGCCTATATTCTGGCCGACTCCGGCGCGCGCGTGTACTTCGCCACCACGGAGACGGCCTATCCGTTCAACGGTCGCACAGTGCTGGTGACGCCAGGGCTCAGCGGCAGCCCGTATGAGCGGGCACGTCAGCAGTTCGGAGCCGATGTGGATCTCCCCGAGCGGCCGCTCGGAAAGGATTTTGTCTATTCGTCCGGCACCACAGGCCAGCCCAAGGGCGTCAAGCGCCCGCTGTTCGCCGACCCCGAGCGAGAGCGGCGCCAGGCGTATTGGATCCAGGCCTTCTCGAATCATGACGAGACATCCGTTTGCCTTACGCCAGCGCCGCTCTATCACGCTGCCCCGCTGCGGTTTGCGATGCGCGCAATCCAGTACGGCGGCACGGTGATCGGTATGCGAAAATTCCACGCCGAGACTGCGCTCGATGCGATCCAGACCTGGAAGGTCACCCACAGCCTCTGGGTTCCGACGATGTTCTATCGGATGCTGAGACTGCCGGAAACTCGCAGGGCCGCCTATGATCTGAGCTCAATGCGCTGCGCCATCCATTCGGGTGGCCCCTGCGCAGCCGATCTTAAGCAGCAGATGATCGCCTGGTGGGGGCCGATCATCTGGGAGTACTACGCAGCCTCCGAAGGCAACGGTGCCACCTGCATCTCCTCGACCGAATCGCTGCGGCGGCCGGGGGCGGTCGGGCGAGCGGCGCTCGGAAAAATCCATATCGTTGGCCCCGACGGATCAGAGGTTGCCGCCGGGCAGACCGGCGAGGTCTACTTCGAGTACGGGCCGACCTTTGAATACCACAACGACCCAATCAAGACCGCTGCCTCTCGCAATGATCGCGGCTGGACGACCGTCGGCGACATCGGCCATCTCGATTCAGAGGGATACCTATTTCTTTCCGATCGCAAGGCGCACACCATCGTGTCGGGCGGTGTCAACATCTATCCGCTCGAGATCGAGCAACTGCTTTGTCGCCACCCTGCTGTCGCCGACGCCGCGGTGTTCGGTGTTCCGAACCAGGAGTACGGCGAGGAGGTCGTGGCCGTTATCGAATTGATGCCGGAAGTCCGGCCCGCCGCGGACCTCCGCACCCAGCTCGACGCCTATTGCAGAGAACATTTGTCCGCCGTGAAGCGTCCGAAGCAGATCGTCTTCGAATCATGCCTGCCGCGCGGCGACAACGGCAAGCTGTCGAAGGTAGCGCTCCGTCAACGGTTTCTGATCAACCCGCCTTCCCTTGGAGTATCGCGATGA
- a CDS encoding AraC family transcriptional regulator, with amino-acid sequence MPDMLEADVKSAQGLRSFNFCREYNHGEQAQMSAGSTIPADRGRRLLSLWAERGYDLERLLRRSTISRELLASRNGRFTQPQFTAFFRSAAVILRDESWGLCPSRIPVGTFPMICRAAITQPTLGRVLSSGLANYRVVTRDFTARVNTTAPMVRVTLRDVIPDPDARRQFHATFMFFLYSLMCWTTEKRIPLQAVHFVFSASEASEELARAFRAPVHYNSEQTELIFEKRCLRLPNVQDPQACEQLLSQCPGALAVAFDDKTNATERVRRYLRTHLVDRNSLQHTAAHLRTSAATLRRRLAEDGTNFQKLKDEVRRDISINLLVETNMRLEDLAGRVGFLEVSAFHRAFRRWTGCAPSDYRSGNSGDGRGAAVKSCPDPEWMSETVR; translated from the coding sequence ATGCCTGACATGCTCGAAGCGGATGTCAAATCCGCTCAAGGACTGCGGAGCTTCAATTTCTGCAGAGAATACAACCACGGGGAGCAAGCGCAGATGTCCGCCGGTTCAACCATTCCTGCCGACCGCGGGCGGCGACTGTTGTCGCTGTGGGCGGAGCGGGGATACGATTTGGAACGGCTGCTCCGCCGCTCCACCATCTCCCGCGAGCTGCTAGCGTCGCGCAACGGGCGTTTCACTCAGCCGCAATTCACTGCGTTCTTCCGATCAGCCGCCGTGATTTTGCGGGACGAGTCATGGGGGCTCTGCCCCTCGCGGATTCCGGTTGGAACGTTCCCGATGATTTGCCGCGCTGCAATAACACAGCCCACGCTGGGCCGCGTATTGAGCTCCGGGCTGGCGAACTACCGCGTGGTCACCCGTGACTTCACAGCGCGCGTCAACACCACCGCGCCAATGGTACGGGTAACGCTTCGCGACGTGATCCCGGACCCCGATGCCCGCAGGCAGTTCCACGCCACTTTTATGTTCTTCCTCTATAGCCTGATGTGCTGGACGACAGAGAAGCGAATTCCGCTTCAGGCGGTTCACTTCGTCTTTTCAGCGTCCGAAGCGAGCGAAGAACTGGCGCGGGCGTTCCGCGCGCCGGTCCACTACAATTCCGAGCAAACCGAACTGATCTTCGAGAAGCGCTGCCTCCGCTTGCCAAACGTTCAGGATCCGCAGGCCTGCGAACAGCTTCTGTCGCAGTGTCCCGGAGCATTGGCGGTAGCGTTCGACGACAAGACCAACGCCACCGAACGCGTTCGCCGCTATCTGCGGACACATCTCGTCGATCGCAACTCCCTCCAGCATACCGCCGCCCATCTCCGGACATCCGCCGCCACGCTGCGCCGGCGTTTGGCCGAGGACGGTACCAATTTTCAGAAGCTAAAGGACGAAGTCCGCCGCGACATTTCGATCAACCTGCTCGTCGAAACCAATATGCGGCTGGAAGATCTCGCCGGACGGGTCGGCTTCTTGGAAGTCAGCGCATTCCATCGCGCTTTCCGGCGCTGGACCGGATGCGCGCCAAGCGATTACCGCAGCGGCAATTCCGGTGATGGCAGAGGCGCCGCCGTTAAGAGCTGTCCGGATCCCGAATGGATGAGCGAAACCGTCAGGTGA
- a CDS encoding enoyl-CoA hydratase-related protein — MILEFCKVQTEGKLLIVTLNRPDVFNSLHWPAHRELEIVFDDFRRNGELCAAIITGAGDRAFSAGNDLKYDGPERTWGLPERGFAGLSRRVDIDKPIIAAVNGLAVGGGFELALACDIVIAAEHATFSLPEPRVGLAALAGGLQRLPRQIGLKNALGLILTSRRVTAQQGFSMGFVNEVVPRGEALNVARVWASEILEASPLAIRASKQAIRAGMQEPDLERAFVVERALPAVQSLLKSGDRIEGRVAFVEKRAPIWAPLD, encoded by the coding sequence ATGATCCTAGAATTTTGCAAAGTCCAAACCGAGGGCAAGCTCCTCATCGTGACGCTGAACCGGCCCGACGTCTTCAATTCGCTGCATTGGCCGGCGCATCGCGAACTTGAAATCGTGTTCGACGATTTTCGACGCAATGGGGAGCTCTGTGCCGCGATTATCACCGGTGCCGGCGACAGGGCATTCTCGGCCGGCAACGATCTCAAATACGACGGTCCAGAGCGGACGTGGGGATTGCCTGAACGGGGCTTTGCCGGGCTGTCGCGGCGAGTCGACATCGATAAGCCGATCATCGCCGCCGTGAACGGACTGGCAGTCGGCGGCGGCTTCGAACTCGCGCTTGCCTGCGATATCGTCATCGCCGCCGAACACGCCACTTTCTCCCTGCCTGAACCTCGCGTTGGTCTGGCGGCACTAGCGGGCGGATTGCAGCGCCTTCCCCGCCAGATCGGATTGAAAAATGCGCTCGGCTTGATCCTGACTTCTCGGCGCGTGACGGCACAGCAGGGCTTCAGCATGGGATTTGTCAACGAGGTGGTCCCTCGTGGCGAAGCGCTCAACGTTGCAAGAGTCTGGGCTTCCGAGATTCTCGAAGCATCTCCGCTTGCGATTCGCGCCTCCAAGCAAGCGATCCGTGCCGGCATGCAGGAGCCCGATCTCGAGCGCGCGTTTGTCGTCGAGCGTGCGCTCCCGGCGGTGCAGTCGTTACTGAAAAGCGGCGATCGGATCGAAGGCCGTGTGGCTTTCGTCGAGAAGCGCGCGCCGATATGGGCGCCGCTCGACTGA
- a CDS encoding ABC transporter substrate-binding protein, which produces MTISRRALVGWGLALPLTSIRAKAASAPQEIKLGQTTAYSGPLSGAGSFKRVQSAYFDKLSSEGGVNGRKISLISLDDAYSPPKTVEVTRRLVESDEVFATFNSFGTPTQAAVQRYLNIKKIPQLFVSSGAARFNDPKNAPWSTPGLPDLQTIGEMYGKFAARAHPGAKIAMLYQNDDFGKDMIKGVRKGLGPENQEMVVSEMSYEITQPTIDSQIVTLKSTGAEVLINLSTGRATVQSIKRMNEIGWRPIQIINGAFGTIYETFRPVGLEICKGIYSSAFVKDPGDPQWESDPAMRAYFDFMKKHVPDLEPHNRTGLSSYVFAQIMADVIGQLGDEVTRENLLKTAISLDRPNISKLMMPGVHIKTSNESRNLFSNEVMVQFDGRIWNPVSV; this is translated from the coding sequence ATGACAATCTCCCGGAGAGCATTAGTTGGTTGGGGGCTGGCACTTCCACTCACGTCGATCCGAGCGAAAGCAGCGTCAGCACCGCAAGAGATCAAACTGGGCCAGACGACCGCCTATAGCGGACCACTATCGGGAGCCGGATCCTTTAAGCGCGTTCAATCTGCGTATTTCGACAAGCTGAGTTCGGAGGGTGGCGTCAATGGTCGAAAGATCTCGCTCATCTCCCTGGACGACGCCTACAGTCCACCAAAGACGGTTGAGGTGACCCGCAGACTCGTCGAGAGTGACGAGGTCTTTGCAACGTTCAATTCGTTCGGCACGCCGACCCAGGCGGCTGTCCAGCGCTATCTAAACATCAAGAAGATCCCGCAGCTCTTCGTGTCGAGCGGCGCGGCTCGCTTCAACGATCCCAAGAACGCACCGTGGAGCACACCGGGGCTACCCGACCTTCAGACCATTGGTGAGATGTACGGGAAATTTGCTGCCCGTGCCCATCCCGGTGCTAAGATTGCGATGCTCTATCAGAACGACGATTTTGGAAAGGACATGATCAAGGGAGTGCGCAAGGGACTCGGCCCGGAAAATCAAGAAATGGTCGTTTCCGAGATGTCCTACGAAATCACTCAGCCAACCATCGACTCTCAGATCGTGACGCTAAAATCGACCGGCGCGGAGGTGCTGATCAATCTGTCCACCGGTCGAGCGACCGTGCAGTCGATCAAGCGCATGAATGAAATCGGTTGGCGGCCGATACAGATCATCAACGGTGCATTCGGTACGATCTACGAGACATTTCGGCCGGTCGGGCTGGAGATCTGCAAGGGGATTTATTCGAGCGCCTTCGTAAAAGATCCGGGCGATCCTCAATGGGAGAGCGATCCTGCCATGCGGGCCTATTTCGACTTCATGAAAAAGCATGTTCCGGATCTCGAACCGCACAACAGGACTGGCTTGAGCTCCTATGTGTTCGCCCAAATCATGGCCGATGTCATCGGTCAACTCGGTGACGAGGTGACCCGGGAGAATCTCCTGAAAACGGCGATCAGCCTGGACAGGCCCAACATCTCGAAGCTGATGATGCCTGGCGTGCATATCAAGACATCAAACGAATCACGCAATTTGTTCAGCAATGAGGTAATGGTTCAGTTCGACGGGCGTATATGGAACCCTGTCAGCGTCTAG
- a CDS encoding AMP-binding protein — protein MHSDSMAIMISVGARVAQLAAAAPDRPMVTCGERTLSRRELDRRSNRLARDYRSRGVKPGDVIVIALPNDIAFVETVLAGLKLGATLLPISPKLPAPERRAILDLVRPTLGIGLPADDGFAFQVLPTTFSPDEAISDEKLEEDAISRPPRGLTSGGSTGRPKIIFTTDLGALDPDGPPGMHIELEDRVVIPGPLYHGMPFAYAYRTLLAGGHVVIMKRFDPVECLAAVERYAIHVLPVVPTMMSRIWDLDEAQRNAFDLSSLRMVVHSASSCPAWLKERWIEWLGAGRIHEFYGSSERIGFTWITGTEWLSHKGSVGRPFDNVIRILDESGKELPPGEVGEIFMRHKQGVGTTYRYIGAEALRQQNGYETVGDMGWVDEDGYLFIADRRVDMIISGGANVYPAEVEAALEHHPGINDCAVIGLPDSDLGARVHAIVYAVHPIAEQELRAWLHERLVGYKIPHSFEFVSQSLHDEAGKLRRSQLRNARLPHNPPRP, from the coding sequence ATGCACAGCGACAGCATGGCAATCATGATCTCCGTAGGGGCACGGGTCGCCCAGCTCGCCGCAGCCGCGCCGGACCGTCCAATGGTCACCTGCGGAGAGCGCACACTGTCACGACGCGAACTCGACCGGCGGTCGAACCGGCTGGCGCGGGACTATCGTTCCCGCGGCGTTAAGCCCGGTGACGTTATCGTTATTGCACTGCCGAACGACATCGCGTTCGTCGAGACGGTCTTGGCCGGGTTAAAACTCGGCGCGACGCTATTGCCGATCTCGCCTAAGCTGCCCGCCCCCGAGCGTCGAGCCATCCTGGATCTGGTCAGGCCGACCCTCGGAATCGGTCTTCCGGCGGATGACGGCTTCGCGTTCCAGGTTCTGCCGACGACCTTTTCGCCAGACGAGGCGATCTCGGATGAGAAGTTGGAGGAGGATGCCATTTCGCGGCCACCGCGCGGACTGACGTCAGGCGGAAGCACCGGTCGACCGAAAATTATCTTCACGACCGATCTCGGCGCGCTCGATCCGGACGGTCCTCCCGGCATGCACATCGAGCTGGAGGATCGCGTCGTCATTCCAGGCCCGCTGTATCATGGAATGCCGTTTGCCTATGCCTACCGCACGTTGTTGGCCGGCGGTCACGTCGTGATCATGAAGCGGTTCGATCCCGTCGAATGTCTTGCCGCCGTGGAACGCTATGCGATTCATGTCCTGCCCGTGGTGCCGACGATGATGAGTCGGATCTGGGATCTGGACGAAGCGCAACGAAATGCCTTCGACCTCAGTTCCCTTCGCATGGTCGTTCATTCGGCTTCGAGCTGCCCGGCTTGGCTCAAGGAGCGCTGGATCGAATGGCTCGGCGCCGGGCGTATTCATGAATTCTACGGCTCGTCCGAACGGATCGGCTTCACTTGGATCACCGGGACAGAATGGCTGTCTCACAAGGGCTCGGTCGGGCGGCCCTTTGACAACGTGATCCGCATTCTCGACGAGAGCGGCAAGGAGTTGCCCCCCGGCGAGGTCGGCGAAATATTCATGCGCCACAAGCAGGGTGTCGGCACGACCTATCGCTATATCGGCGCCGAGGCACTTCGTCAGCAGAACGGCTACGAAACCGTCGGCGACATGGGCTGGGTCGACGAGGACGGCTACCTGTTCATCGCCGACCGCCGGGTCGACATGATCATCTCGGGCGGCGCGAATGTGTACCCGGCCGAAGTCGAGGCCGCGCTGGAGCACCATCCGGGGATCAACGATTGTGCCGTGATCGGACTCCCCGACAGCGACCTCGGAGCCCGCGTTCACGCGATCGTCTACGCCGTACACCCGATCGCCGAGCAGGAATTGCGCGCTTGGCTTCACGAGCGCCTAGTTGGTTACAAAATCCCGCACAGCTTCGAATTCGTCAGCCAGTCGCTGCACGACGAGGCCGGCAAGCTTCGGCGCTCGCAGCTACGCAACGCGCGTCTGCCGCACAACCCTCCCCGCCCCTGA
- a CDS encoding acyl-CoA dehydrogenase family protein has product MNFSLSPGQQAIKEKAVDFVRNVCGPMEKDWPLSDFDATPQQIQYLRDKFEEYGFRGLAIPKDAGGKGAGALAKSLVYEQLKSSFVTHGNMALWRDYIDPPPALFRAPAAQRQKYLEPILSGKKTYHIAISEPSTGSDAAGITTTARREGGDYVINGIKRWTQDPDEPYIRPDYFVVYAVTGPGDGYRGISSILVDYPHDAIRVIRKMNTAPSGTTMGKVVDLEFKDCRVPAANLLGQEGLGFANFNEQLNRNRAVISAGAIGIANRCLSIAADYAKRRETFGQPLADRQAIQWMLADSAIEINAGRLLAYSAAAKLDRGEDARVEAAMAKSYCPRVACQVIDRTIQILGGLGFVESSRLRDAYFHQRLMLVAEGSDEAMKLTVARGVLSGWGRAESANESYFERIQQ; this is encoded by the coding sequence ATGAATTTTAGCCTTTCGCCCGGACAACAAGCGATCAAGGAAAAGGCTGTCGATTTCGTCAGGAATGTCTGCGGACCGATGGAGAAGGACTGGCCGCTCAGCGATTTCGATGCGACGCCGCAGCAGATTCAGTACCTTCGTGACAAATTTGAGGAGTATGGCTTCCGCGGACTCGCCATTCCGAAGGATGCCGGAGGAAAGGGGGCTGGGGCGCTCGCGAAATCGCTGGTCTACGAACAGCTCAAATCGTCGTTCGTGACGCACGGAAACATGGCGCTCTGGCGCGACTATATCGATCCGCCGCCGGCGTTGTTTCGAGCGCCGGCCGCGCAACGCCAAAAGTATCTGGAACCGATCTTGAGCGGAAAGAAAACATACCACATCGCGATCTCAGAGCCGAGTACCGGATCTGACGCCGCAGGGATCACGACGACCGCGCGGCGCGAAGGCGGCGATTACGTTATCAACGGCATCAAGCGGTGGACGCAGGACCCCGACGAGCCCTACATCCGGCCCGATTACTTTGTCGTTTACGCCGTAACCGGTCCCGGTGACGGCTACCGCGGCATCAGTTCGATCCTCGTCGACTATCCGCACGACGCCATTCGTGTCATCCGCAAGATGAACACGGCGCCGTCCGGCACGACGATGGGCAAGGTCGTGGATCTCGAATTCAAGGACTGCCGGGTTCCGGCTGCCAATCTGCTTGGACAGGAGGGGCTCGGTTTCGCGAATTTTAACGAGCAACTCAACCGCAATCGCGCGGTAATCTCCGCGGGCGCCATTGGCATCGCCAACCGTTGCCTGAGTATTGCGGCTGACTACGCAAAACGCCGAGAGACCTTCGGCCAGCCGCTCGCAGACAGGCAAGCGATTCAGTGGATGCTCGCGGATTCGGCAATCGAGATCAATGCCGGCCGGCTGCTCGCTTATTCGGCGGCCGCTAAGCTTGATCGGGGCGAAGATGCACGGGTCGAGGCGGCGATGGCGAAATCCTATTGCCCCCGCGTCGCCTGTCAGGTGATTGATCGCACGATCCAAATTCTCGGCGGTCTGGGTTTTGTCGAAAGCTCGCGTCTCCGCGACGCGTATTTCCATCAGCGGTTGATGCTGGTTGCCGAAGGCAGCGATGAAGCGATGAAGCTGACAGTGGCGCGCGGCGTGCTCTCTGGATGGGGGCGGGCGGAGTCGGCAAACGAGAGCTACTTCGAGCGTATCCAGCAATAG
- a CDS encoding TetR/AcrR family transcriptional regulator, protein MLQKTAPKPPSPAPARKNMKSADREKAILEAAIAFFAEHGFEGQTRELAKRIGITHSAIYRHFPSKEALIERVYDHVYVSRWNPQWEMLIADRSRSLEDRLIQFYLEYVERIFNYEWVRIFVFSGLRSYDITGRYLTIIRDKLVIPVCRELRRLENPAAPSRAKITEREQEAVWGLHGQIFYIAIRKYVYGTPVPAELDPIITDHVRRFMRGFPPGPPPK, encoded by the coding sequence ATGCTGCAGAAGACTGCCCCCAAGCCCCCGAGCCCGGCGCCAGCGCGCAAGAACATGAAATCCGCCGATCGCGAAAAGGCGATCCTGGAAGCGGCGATCGCGTTCTTCGCCGAGCACGGCTTCGAGGGTCAGACCCGCGAGCTGGCGAAGCGGATCGGGATCACCCATTCGGCGATCTACCGGCATTTTCCGAGCAAGGAAGCGCTGATCGAACGGGTCTACGACCACGTCTATGTCAGCCGCTGGAATCCGCAGTGGGAGATGCTGATCGCCGATCGCTCACGCTCCCTCGAAGACCGGCTGATTCAATTCTATCTTGAATATGTCGAGCGCATCTTCAACTACGAATGGGTGCGGATCTTCGTGTTCTCCGGCCTGCGTTCCTACGACATCACCGGACGTTATCTCACCATCATCCGCGACAAGCTGGTGATCCCGGTGTGCCGAGAGTTAAGGCGGCTGGAAAATCCGGCGGCGCCGTCGCGCGCGAAGATCACCGAGCGCGAGCAGGAAGCGGTCTGGGGCCTTCACGGCCAGATCTTCTACATCGCGATCCGCAAATACGTCTACGGCACGCCGGTTCCGGCCGAACTCGATCCGATCATCACCGACCACGTCCGGCGCTTCATGCGCGGCTTCCCGCCCGGCCCGCCGCCGAAATGA